One stretch of Poecilia reticulata strain Guanapo linkage group LG21, Guppy_female_1.0+MT, whole genome shotgun sequence DNA includes these proteins:
- the slc25a47a gene encoding solute carrier family 25 member 47-A: MHIVDFVSGSVAGACGVTVGFPLDTVKVRIQTQKQFTGVYQCVLETISKEGVHGFFKGMSFPLTTVSLTSSVVFGTYRNCLQCMKQARGVEWSPSTKLEIFLAGMVGGVAQTSVMSPGDIVKVRLQCQTESAREGANKLRPKYRGPVHCLLSIVKEEGLKGLYRGALPLMLRDAPSYATYFLTYATVSEWMSGGSNEKLHWSGVMLAGGVAGMAGWFVGTPMDVIKARLQMDGVRGPKRYRGFFHCVAETARAEGAAVFFKSLGINCLRAFPVNMVVFFTYEVLTGFLRTGPEGVDSPHIRLE, translated from the exons GGGCATGTGGAGTCACTGTGGGCTTCCCTCTGGACACTGTGAAG GTCAGAATCCAAACTCAGAAACAGTTCACAGGAGTGTATCAGTGTGTACTGGAGACCATATCGAAAGAAGGG GTGCACGGCTTCTTCAAAGGCATGTCGTTTCCCCTGACCACGGTCTCGCTGACGTCCTCCGTGGTGTTTGGCACCTACAGGAACTGCCTGCAGTGCATGAAGCAGGCGAGGGGAGTTGAGTGGAGTCCAAGCACCAAACTGGAAATCTTCTTGGCTGGGATGGTGGGAGGTGTAGCtcag ACGTCGGTCATGTCTCCAGGCGACATAGTGAAAGTGCGTCTGCAGTGTCAGACAGAGTCGGCGCGAGAAGGAGCCAACAAGCTCCGACCAAAATACCGCGGCCCGGTTCACTGCCTGCTGAGCATCGTCAAAGAGGAGGGACTCAAGGGGCTCTACAGAGGAGCTCTGCCGCTCATGCTGAGAGACGCCCCGTCGTACGCCACCTACTTTTTGACTTATGCGACCGTCTCTGAGTGGATGTCAGGCGGCAGCAATGAGAAATTAC ACTGGAGCGGTGTGATGCTGGCTGGAGGAGTGGCAGGGATGGCGGGATGGTTCGTCGGAACGCCCATGGATGTGATAAAGGCCCGTCTGCAGATGGACGGCGTGCGAGGGCCGAAGCGTTACAGGGGCTTTTTCCACTGCGTCGCGGAGACGGCGAGAGCCGAGGGAGCTGCGGTTTTCTTCAAGAGCCTGGGCATCAACTGCCTGCGTGCATTCCCAGTGAACATGGTGGTGTTCTTCACGTACGAGGTTCTCACTGGTTTCCTTCGGACTGGACCGGAAGGCGTTGACTCGCCTCACATAAGGCTGGAATAG